One region of Termitidicoccus mucosus genomic DNA includes:
- a CDS encoding oxidoreductase translates to MSKIWFITGSSRGLGRAFAEVILAAGHRVVATARDPGRLSDLAAAHGDRFRAVRLDVDSPEESSQAVAAALDAFGRIDVLVNNAGFGFIGAFEEMTPEDFRRQIDTNFWGTVNVTRAALPHLRRQGAGHIFQVTSIGGRFSSAGLSGYHAAKFAVEGFSEALAKEIRPLGLKLTIVEPGGFRTDWAGASMAFAEPIEAYDATVGQMRTMLANFTGHEQGDPRKAAEVLLQAAEMAEPPLRLPLGGDAMLFLRNSYEQSLAELERWSAFTRSTDYPGAILSEEVKSLA, encoded by the coding sequence ATGTCCAAAATCTGGTTCATCACCGGCAGTTCGCGCGGCCTCGGTCGCGCTTTCGCCGAGGTCATTCTCGCCGCGGGTCACCGCGTCGTCGCCACCGCCCGCGATCCCGGGCGGCTTTCCGATCTCGCCGCCGCGCACGGCGACCGTTTCCGCGCGGTGCGGCTCGACGTCGATTCGCCGGAAGAGTCGTCGCAGGCGGTCGCGGCGGCGCTCGACGCCTTCGGGCGCATCGACGTGCTCGTCAACAACGCCGGCTTCGGCTTCATCGGCGCGTTCGAAGAAATGACGCCGGAGGATTTCCGGCGGCAAATCGACACCAATTTCTGGGGCACGGTGAACGTGACGCGGGCCGCATTGCCGCACCTGCGCCGCCAGGGCGCGGGGCACATTTTCCAGGTCACTTCCATTGGCGGGCGCTTCTCCTCCGCCGGGCTTTCCGGCTATCACGCAGCCAAGTTCGCCGTGGAGGGATTCAGCGAAGCCCTCGCGAAAGAAATCAGACCGCTCGGCCTCAAGCTCACCATCGTCGAGCCGGGTGGTTTTCGCACCGACTGGGCGGGCGCGTCGATGGCGTTTGCCGAGCCGATCGAGGCCTACGACGCCACCGTCGGCCAGATGCGGACGATGCTCGCGAACTTCACGGGCCACGAGCAGGGCGATCCGCGCAAGGCGGCCGAGGTTCTCCTTCAGGCCGCTGAAATGGCGGAGCCGCCGCTGCGCCTGCCGCTCGGCGGCGATGCGATGCTTTTCCTGCGCAACAGCTACGAGCAATCTCTGGCGGAGCTGGAGCGCTGGTCCGCATTCACGCGCTCGACGGATTATCCCGGAGCGATATTGTCGGAAGAGGTTAAGTCGCTGGCTTGA